The Novosphingobium terrae genome has a window encoding:
- the rplP gene encoding 50S ribosomal protein L16, with product MLQPKKTKFRKAFKGRIKGEAKGGTDLNFGSYGLKALEPERITARQIEAARRAITRHLRRQGRLWIRVFPDVPVSKKPAEVRQGKGKGSIEYWAARVKPGRILFEVDGVAGQLAAEAFSRAAMKLPIKTKVVARLGDTSHLGGEE from the coding sequence ATGTTGCAACCGAAGAAAACCAAGTTCCGCAAGGCCTTCAAGGGCCGCATCAAGGGTGAAGCCAAGGGCGGCACCGATCTGAACTTCGGTTCCTACGGCCTCAAGGCCCTGGAACCCGAGCGTATCACCGCTCGCCAGATCGAAGCTGCGCGTCGCGCCATCACCCGCCACCTGCGTCGTCAGGGCCGTCTGTGGATCCGCGTGTTCCCCGACGTGCCTGTGTCGAAGAAGCCTGCCGAAGTCCGTCAGGGCAAGGGCAAGGGTTCGATCGAATATTGGGCAGCTCGCGTGAAGCCGGGCCGCATCCTGTTCGAGGTCGACGGCGTTGCCGGCCAGCTCGCCGCGGAGGCTTTCAGCCGCGCCGCGATGAAGCTGCCGATCAAGACCAAGGTTGTTGCCCGCCTGGGCGACACCTCGCATCTGGGAGGTGAAGAATGA
- the rpmC gene encoding 50S ribosomal protein L29 — MTKATDLRAKSDDQLTEDLGNLKREAFNLRFQAATNQLERPARIKEVRRDIARIKTLQSERSAAAKA; from the coding sequence ATGACCAAGGCTACTGATCTGCGCGCCAAGAGCGACGACCAGCTGACCGAAGATCTGGGCAACCTGAAGCGCGAGGCCTTCAACCTGCGCTTCCAGGCCGCCACGAATCAGCTGGAGCGCCCGGCCCGCATCAAGGAAGTGCGCCGCGATATCGCCCGCATCAAGACGCTCCAGAGCGAGCGTTCGGCTGCAGCGAAGGCGTAA
- the rpsQ gene encoding 30S ribosomal protein S17, whose product MPKRILIGTVVSDKTDKTVVVKVERKVKHPMYGKIIRRSKKYHAHDEDNAVKVGEVVRIEETAPISKLKTWKVIDRVQAGKTAAVEADV is encoded by the coding sequence ATGCCCAAGCGTATTCTGATCGGGACGGTTGTTTCCGACAAGACCGACAAGACCGTGGTCGTGAAGGTCGAGCGTAAGGTGAAGCATCCCATGTACGGGAAGATCATCCGTCGTTCGAAGAAGTATCACGCTCACGACGAAGACAATGCTGTAAAGGTTGGCGAAGTCGTCCGCATCGAGGAGACCGCGCCCATCTCGAAGCTGAAGACCTGGAAGGTGATCGACCGGGTTCAGGCGGGCAAGACGGCGGCTGTCGAAGCCGACGTTTAA
- the rplN gene encoding 50S ribosomal protein L14: MIQMQSQLDVADNSGAKRVQCIKVLGGSKRRVAGVGDIIVVSIKEAQPRAKVKKGDVHRAVIVRTRKDVRRPDGSVIRFDGNAAVLINKNAEPIGTRIFGPVVRELRAKGYMKIISLAPEVL; encoded by the coding sequence ATGATCCAGATGCAATCCCAGCTTGACGTTGCTGACAACAGCGGCGCCAAGCGTGTCCAGTGCATTAAGGTGCTGGGCGGATCGAAGCGTCGCGTTGCGGGCGTTGGCGACATCATCGTGGTGTCGATCAAGGAAGCCCAACCGCGCGCCAAGGTCAAGAAGGGCGACGTTCACCGTGCGGTGATCGTGCGCACCCGTAAGGACGTCCGTCGTCCCGACGGTTCGGTTATCCGTTTCGACGGTAACGCAGCTGTGCTGATCAACAAGAACGCGGAGCCCATCGGCACGCGTATCTTTGGCCCCGTGGTTCGCGAACTGCGCGCCAAGGGCTACATGAAGATCATCTCGCTGGCTCCGGAGGTGCTGTAA
- the rplX gene encoding 50S ribosomal protein L24, whose product MSAAKIKKGDNVVVRSGKDKGRTGTVLQVLPKEDKIVVAGVNIAARHRKPSQANPQGGIDRREAPMAISKVGLADPKTGAATRVRFETIDGKKVRVAVKSGEKIDG is encoded by the coding sequence ATGTCCGCTGCTAAGATCAAGAAGGGCGACAACGTTGTTGTGCGCTCGGGCAAGGACAAGGGCCGCACCGGCACCGTCCTGCAGGTTCTCCCCAAGGAGGACAAGATCGTGGTTGCCGGCGTGAACATCGCCGCGCGTCACCGCAAGCCCAGCCAGGCGAATCCTCAGGGCGGCATCGACCGTCGCGAGGCTCCCATGGCGATCAGCAAGGTCGGTCTGGCCGATCCGAAGACCGGCGCGGCCACCCGCGTGCGCTTCGAGACGATCGATGGCAAGAAGGTCCGCGTTGCGGTCAAGTCCGGGGAGAAGATCGATGGCTGA
- the rplE gene encoding 50S ribosomal protein L5: MADKYTPRLKGKYDAEIAKAMTEKFGYTNALQIPRISKITLNMGVGEGTQDRKKVTTAAAEMELIAGQKPVVTRAKKSVAQFKLREGMAIGCKVTLRRERMYEFLDRLITVAMPRIRDFRGLNPKSFDGRGNYAMGLKEQIIFPEISYDQIDKVRGMDIIVTTTANTDEEARELLRLFGFPFPQEEEAKQAA; the protein is encoded by the coding sequence ATGGCTGATAAGTATACGCCCCGCCTGAAGGGCAAGTACGACGCCGAGATCGCCAAGGCGATGACCGAGAAGTTCGGTTATACCAACGCCCTGCAGATCCCGCGCATCTCCAAGATCACGCTCAACATGGGCGTGGGTGAGGGCACTCAGGACCGTAAGAAGGTCACGACTGCCGCCGCTGAAATGGAGCTGATCGCCGGTCAGAAGCCGGTCGTGACGCGCGCGAAGAAGTCGGTTGCCCAGTTCAAGCTGCGCGAAGGCATGGCGATCGGCTGCAAGGTCACGCTGCGTCGCGAGCGCATGTATGAATTCCTGGACCGTCTGATCACCGTCGCGATGCCCCGCATCCGCGACTTCCGTGGCCTGAACCCGAAGAGCTTCGATGGCCGTGGCAACTATGCCATGGGTCTGAAGGAGCAGATCATCTTCCCGGAAATCAGCTACGACCAGATCGACAAGGTTCGTGGGATGGACATCATCGTGACCACCACGGCCAACACCGACGAAGAAGCTCGTGAGCTGCTGCGTCTTTTCGGCTTCCCCTTCCCTCAGGAAGAAGAAGCCAAGCAGGCTGCTTGA
- the rpsN gene encoding 30S ribosomal protein S14: protein MAKLSSINKNERRKALVKKYAAKYAKLKAVADDQQADDTERLIARLKLAEIPRNANPTRVRNRCATTGRPRGYYRKFGLCRVELRDLANKGLIPGVTKSSW, encoded by the coding sequence ATGGCGAAACTGAGTTCGATCAACAAGAACGAGCGTCGCAAGGCCCTCGTCAAGAAGTATGCTGCGAAGTATGCCAAGCTGAAGGCTGTGGCGGACGATCAGCAGGCTGATGATACCGAGCGTCTCATTGCCCGTCTGAAGCTGGCGGAAATCCCGCGCAACGCGAATCCTACCCGCGTTCGCAACCGCTGCGCCACCACCGGCCGCCCGCGCGGCTACTATCGCAAGTTCGGCCTGTGCCGTGTTGAGCTGCGTGATCTGGCCAACAAGGGCCTGATCCCCGGCGTGACCAAGTCGAGCTGGTAA
- the rpsH gene encoding 30S ribosomal protein S8 produces MALTDPLGDMLTRIRNGQQAKKDSVLSPASKLRARVLEVLQREGYIRGFTEDATGLHPQLRIELKYFEGEPAIKHVARVSKPGRRVYSGSKELPVVRNGLGITIVSTPRGVLSDAEARAANVGGEVLAEVF; encoded by the coding sequence ATGGCTTTGACCGATCCCCTGGGTGATATGCTCACCCGCATCCGCAACGGGCAGCAGGCGAAGAAGGATTCCGTCCTTTCGCCCGCGTCCAAGCTGCGCGCCCGCGTGCTGGAAGTTCTCCAGCGCGAGGGTTACATCCGCGGTTTCACGGAGGATGCCACTGGCCTCCATCCGCAGCTGCGCATCGAGCTGAAGTACTTCGAAGGCGAGCCCGCCATCAAGCACGTCGCTCGCGTCTCCAAGCCCGGTCGCCGGGTGTACTCGGGTAGCAAGGAGCTCCCCGTGGTGCGCAACGGCCTTGGCATCACCATCGTCTCGACGCCGCGTGGCGTGCTTTCGGATGCCGAAGCGCGCGCTGCCAACGTCGGTGGCGAAGTGCTGGCGGAGGTGTTCTAA
- the rplF gene encoding 50S ribosomal protein L6 produces MSRIGKKPVVIPAGVTATINDGVLTVKGAKGTLTLGLADEITYAIEDGAISMQPANDTKRARAFWGLQRTLVANLVTGVTEGYSKTLLITGVGYRATAQGKTLKLQLGYSHDVNFPVPEGIEVKTPDNTTVEISGIDKQKVGQVAAEIRRWRKPEPYKGKGIKYRGEFIFRKEGKKK; encoded by the coding sequence ATGAGCCGCATCGGCAAAAAGCCGGTCGTCATTCCGGCCGGCGTCACCGCCACCATCAATGATGGTGTGCTCACCGTGAAGGGTGCCAAGGGCACGCTCACGCTGGGTCTGGCTGACGAGATCACCTACGCGATCGAAGATGGCGCGATTTCGATGCAGCCCGCCAACGACACCAAGCGCGCTCGCGCGTTCTGGGGTCTGCAGCGCACTCTGGTCGCCAATCTGGTGACCGGCGTGACCGAAGGCTACAGCAAGACCTTGCTCATCACCGGCGTTGGCTACCGTGCCACCGCCCAGGGCAAGACTCTTAAGCTGCAGCTGGGCTACAGCCACGACGTCAACTTCCCTGTGCCCGAGGGCATCGAGGTCAAGACCCCGGATAACACCACGGTCGAGATCTCGGGCATCGACAAGCAGAAGGTTGGCCAGGTGGCCGCGGAGATCCGTCGCTGGCGCAAGCCCGAACCCTACAAGGGCAAGGGTATCAAGTATCGCGGCGAGTTCATCTTCCGCAAGGAAGGGAAGAAGAAGTAA
- the rplR gene encoding 50S ribosomal protein L18 produces MAKLSLFARRRRRVRTALKARAGGRPRLSVHRTGRHIYAQIIDDASGRTVASASSLKKGSKEIGANVASATAVGKELAEAAKAAGITTVVFDRGGFLFHGRVKALADAAREGGLEF; encoded by the coding sequence ATGGCCAAGCTGTCACTTTTTGCGCGCCGCCGTCGGCGCGTTCGCACCGCGCTCAAGGCGCGTGCCGGTGGGCGTCCTCGCCTGTCCGTGCATCGCACCGGCCGCCACATCTACGCCCAGATCATCGACGACGCTTCGGGTCGCACGGTCGCTTCGGCCTCTTCGCTCAAGAAGGGTTCCAAGGAGATCGGCGCGAACGTTGCTTCGGCGACTGCCGTGGGCAAGGAGCTGGCCGAGGCTGCCAAGGCTGCCGGCATCACGACTGTCGTGTTCGATCGCGGTGGTTTCCTGTTCCATGGCCGCGTCAAGGCGCTGGCCGATGCCGCCCGTGAAGGCGGGCTGGAGTTCTGA
- the rpsE gene encoding 30S ribosomal protein S5 encodes MADETNQEVETVAAAAPEGGEREGRRGRGRGGERGGERGERRGRRDDRRGKPEEEQGEELIEKLVHINRVSKTVKGGKRFGFAALVVVGDGKGRVGFGHGKAREVPEAITKATASAKKKMIRVALKEGRTLHHDGKGHFGAGKVNVRSAPAGTGIIAGGPMRAVFESLGVHDVVTKSVGTSNPYNMIRATFAALGEQTSPKSVAQRRGKKVTDLLSRDGHHHSEAQLEAAAAAITE; translated from the coding sequence ATGGCTGACGAAACCAACCAGGAAGTCGAGACCGTCGCAGCTGCCGCCCCCGAGGGTGGTGAGCGCGAAGGTCGTCGTGGTCGCGGTCGCGGCGGTGAGCGTGGTGGCGAGCGTGGCGAACGCCGCGGTCGCCGCGATGATCGTCGTGGCAAGCCCGAGGAAGAGCAGGGCGAAGAGCTGATCGAGAAGCTGGTTCACATCAACCGCGTCTCGAAGACCGTCAAGGGCGGTAAGCGCTTCGGTTTTGCCGCTCTGGTCGTCGTTGGCGACGGCAAGGGCCGCGTGGGCTTCGGTCATGGCAAGGCGCGCGAAGTGCCTGAAGCCATCACCAAGGCCACTGCTTCGGCCAAGAAGAAGATGATCCGCGTCGCTCTGAAGGAGGGTCGTACCCTTCATCACGACGGCAAGGGCCACTTCGGCGCCGGCAAGGTGAATGTGCGTTCGGCCCCGGCCGGTACGGGCATCATCGCGGGCGGCCCGATGCGCGCTGTCTTCGAGAGCCTGGGCGTTCATGACGTGGTGACCAAGTCGGTCGGCACCTCGAACCCCTACAACATGATCCGCGCCACCTTCGCGGCTCTGGGTGAGCAGACCTCGCCCAAGTCGGTGGCGCAGCGTCGCGGCAAGAAGGTCACCGACCTGCTGTCGCGCGATGGTCATCACCACAGCGAGGCGCAGCTTGAAGCTGCTGCCGCTGCGATTACGGAGTAA
- the rpmD gene encoding 50S ribosomal protein L30: MATIKLKQIGSPIRRPEHQKKMLIGLGLNKMNRVVELQDTPEVRGTVAKLPHLVAVID, translated from the coding sequence ATGGCAACCATCAAGCTCAAGCAGATCGGTTCGCCGATCCGCCGCCCCGAGCATCAGAAGAAGATGCTGATCGGCCTGGGTCTTAACAAGATGAATCGCGTCGTCGAGCTTCAGGATACCCCTGAAGTGCGCGGCACGGTCGCCAAGCTGCCGCATCTGGTCGCCGTGATCGACTGA
- the rplO gene encoding 50S ribosomal protein L15 has product MTKLNELFDNYGARHRRMRVGRGIGSGKGKTAGRGQKGAKARSGVSVNGFEGGQMPLHMRLPKRGFNNPFGKDYAEVNLGLIQKFIEAGKLDISGVVDHAALKAAGLARGGKDGVRLLAKGEFSSKVSFKVAGVSKGARAAVEAAGGSVDVPAPKAAAE; this is encoded by the coding sequence ATGACCAAGCTTAACGAACTCTTCGACAACTATGGCGCCCGTCACCGTCGCATGCGCGTCGGCCGTGGCATCGGCTCGGGCAAGGGCAAGACTGCCGGCCGTGGTCAGAAGGGTGCCAAGGCGCGTTCGGGCGTCTCGGTGAACGGCTTCGAAGGCGGCCAGATGCCGCTCCACATGCGTCTGCCGAAGCGCGGCTTCAACAACCCCTTCGGCAAGGACTATGCCGAGGTGAACCTGGGCCTGATCCAGAAGTTCATCGAAGCCGGCAAGCTGGACATCTCGGGCGTCGTCGATCACGCTGCTCTGAAGGCCGCTGGCCTGGCCCGTGGCGGCAAGGACGGCGTGCGTCTGCTGGCCAAGGGTGAATTCTCCTCGAAGGTTTCCTTCAAGGTTGCCGGTGTCTCGAAGGGCGCGCGCGCCGCTGTCGAGGCCGCTGGTGGTTCGGTCGACGTGCCGGCCCCCAAGGCTGCTGCGGAATAA
- the secY gene encoding preprotein translocase subunit SecY — protein sequence MASRADNIASTLSLANFSKATELKNRIWFTVGALIVFRFLSFVPLPGINPLILDKLYSRTQGGILDIFNTFSGGSLQRMSLIALGVMPYITASIVVQLGASLHPALASLKKEGESGRKKMNQYTRYGAVLLTAIQGYFVATGLEAYGASSGLQAVVLPSMIFRISAVISLIGGTMFLLWLGEQITSRGIGNGTSLIIMAGIVAQMPQFFTQLFEGGSSGSVSPIVIIGMLALVIGMILFISFMERATRRLLIQYPKRPTQNGMMHADRSHLPLKINTAGVIPPIFASSLLLLPLTITQFAGKSVSPDSKLGGVIVALNQYLGHGKPLYMLLYALGIVFFCFFYTAVVFNPEETADNLKRNGGFIPGIRPGKNTATYLDYVLTRITVLGAAYITIVCIVPEFFMEQTGLRLVVAGGTSLLIVVNVTVDTITQIQSHLLAHQYGDLIKKAKLKGRMR from the coding sequence ATGGCTTCACGCGCCGACAATATCGCGAGCACGCTCAGTCTCGCCAATTTTTCCAAGGCGACCGAACTCAAGAACCGCATCTGGTTCACGGTGGGCGCCCTGATCGTTTTCCGCTTCCTCAGCTTCGTGCCGCTGCCCGGGATCAATCCGCTGATCCTCGACAAGCTCTATTCGCGCACGCAGGGCGGTATCCTCGACATTTTCAACACCTTCTCGGGTGGTTCGCTTCAGCGCATGAGCCTGATCGCACTGGGCGTGATGCCTTACATCACCGCCTCGATCGTGGTTCAGCTGGGCGCCTCGCTGCACCCCGCGCTGGCCTCCCTGAAGAAGGAAGGCGAGAGCGGCCGCAAGAAGATGAACCAGTACACCCGCTATGGCGCGGTGCTGCTGACCGCCATTCAGGGCTATTTCGTCGCCACCGGCCTCGAAGCCTATGGCGCGTCGAGCGGCCTGCAGGCGGTGGTGCTGCCCAGCATGATCTTCCGCATCTCGGCTGTCATCAGCCTGATCGGCGGCACGATGTTCCTGCTGTGGCTGGGTGAGCAGATCACCTCGCGCGGGATCGGCAACGGTACGTCGCTGATCATCATGGCGGGTATCGTCGCCCAGATGCCGCAGTTCTTCACCCAGCTGTTCGAAGGCGGCAGCTCGGGCTCGGTCAGCCCGATCGTCATCATCGGCATGCTGGCGCTGGTCATCGGCATGATCCTGTTCATCAGCTTTATGGAGCGCGCCACGCGCCGCCTGCTGATCCAGTATCCCAAAAGGCCAACGCAGAATGGCATGATGCATGCCGACCGCAGCCACCTGCCTCTGAAGATCAACACCGCGGGCGTGATCCCGCCGATCTTCGCCAGCTCGCTGCTGCTGCTGCCGCTGACCATCACGCAGTTTGCCGGTAAGTCGGTTTCGCCCGACAGCAAGCTGGGCGGGGTGATCGTGGCGCTCAACCAGTATCTGGGCCATGGCAAGCCGCTCTATATGCTGCTCTATGCCCTGGGCATCGTGTTCTTCTGCTTCTTCTACACCGCGGTTGTCTTCAACCCGGAGGAGACGGCGGACAATCTGAAGCGCAATGGCGGCTTCATCCCCGGCATCCGCCCGGGCAAGAACACGGCGACCTACCTGGATTACGTGCTGACGCGAATCACGGTTCTGGGCGCTGCCTATATTACTATAGTCTGCATTGTGCCTGAGTTCTTCATGGAACAGACTGGCCTGCGTCTGGTGGTGGCCGGTGGCACCAGCCTGCTGATCGTGGTGAACGTGACCGTGGATACGATCACGCAGATCCAGTCGCATCTGCTGGCGCATCAGTATGGCGATCTCATCAAGAAGGCGAAGCTGAAGGGCCGCATGCGCTAA
- a CDS encoding adenylate kinase, with amino-acid sequence MNIILLGPPGAGKGTQAQRLVERFGMKQLSTGDMLRAAVKAQTAVGLQAKAVMERGELVSDEIVSALIGEELDAMGADTGAIFDGYPRTEAQAESLDGILASRGRKLDHVIELEVDEDALVERITGRYTCATCGKGYHDHFEKPKVEGVCDKCGGTEFKRRPDDNEATVRTRMAEYRAKTAPILPVYEARGIVHRVDGMAPMDDVTAAIAGIIG; translated from the coding sequence GTGAACATCATTCTGCTTGGGCCGCCGGGGGCGGGCAAGGGAACCCAGGCGCAACGTCTGGTCGAGCGTTTCGGGATGAAGCAGCTTTCCACCGGTGACATGCTGCGCGCCGCGGTGAAGGCGCAGACCGCCGTTGGCCTTCAGGCCAAGGCGGTGATGGAGCGTGGTGAACTGGTCTCCGACGAGATCGTCTCGGCGCTGATCGGTGAAGAGCTGGACGCGATGGGTGCCGACACCGGCGCGATCTTCGACGGCTATCCCCGCACCGAGGCGCAGGCCGAATCGCTCGATGGCATTCTGGCCTCGCGCGGTCGCAAGCTGGATCATGTGATCGAGCTGGAGGTCGATGAGGACGCTCTGGTTGAGCGCATCACCGGTCGCTACACCTGCGCCACCTGCGGCAAGGGCTATCACGATCACTTCGAGAAGCCCAAGGTCGAGGGCGTCTGCGACAAGTGCGGCGGCACTGAGTTCAAGCGTCGTCCTGACGATAATGAGGCCACTGTCCGCACCCGCATGGCCGAATATCGCGCGAAGACCGCGCCGATCCTGCCGGTCTATGAGGCGCGCGGCATCGTGCATCGCGTCGACGGCATGGCGCCGATGGATGATGTGACCGCTGCCATTGCGGGCATCATCGGCTGA
- the rpsM gene encoding 30S ribosomal protein S13, with translation MARIAGVNIPTNKRVIIALTYIHGIGAFKAKQIADKLGIDHTRRVQDLSDQEVLHIRETIDAEHTVEGDLRRETAMNIKRLMDLACYRGLRHRKGLPVRGQRTHTNARTRKGKAKPIAGKKK, from the coding sequence GTGGCTCGTATTGCCGGGGTAAACATCCCCACCAACAAGCGCGTGATCATCGCGCTGACCTACATTCACGGCATTGGTGCGTTCAAGGCCAAGCAGATCGCCGACAAGCTGGGTATCGACCATACCCGCCGCGTGCAGGACCTTTCCGACCAGGAAGTGCTCCACATCCGCGAGACGATCGACGCTGAGCACACCGTGGAAGGCGACCTGCGTCGCGAAACCGCGATGAACATCAAGCGTCTGATGGACCTGGCCTGCTACCGCGGCCTGCGTCACCGTAAGGGCCTGCCGGTCCGCGGTCAGCGCACGCACACCAACGCCCGCACCCGCAAGGGCAAGGCCAAGCCCATCGCTGGCAAGAAGAAGTAA
- the rpsK gene encoding 30S ribosomal protein S11, with product MAREPQRLRKRERKNITSGIAHVNASFNNTMVTITDAQGNAISWSSAGMMGFKGSRKSTPYAAQVAADDAGKKAAEHGVRTLEVEVKGPGSGRESALRALQAVGFTITSIRDVTPIPHNGVRPSKRRRV from the coding sequence ATGGCACGTGAACCCCAGCGCCTTCGTAAGCGGGAGCGCAAGAACATCACCAGCGGCATTGCACACGTCAATGCCAGCTTCAACAACACCATGGTCACCATCACCGATGCCCAGGGCAATGCGATCAGCTGGTCGTCTGCCGGCATGATGGGCTTCAAGGGCTCGCGCAAGTCGACCCCTTATGCTGCCCAGGTGGCCGCTGACGACGCCGGCAAGAAGGCCGCCGAACACGGCGTGCGCACGCTGGAAGTGGAAGTGAAGGGCCCGGGTTCGGGTCGTGAGAGCGCCCTGCGCGCCCTCCAGGCGGTCGGTTTCACCATCACGTCGATCCGCGACGTGACGCCGATCCCGCACAACGGCGTTCGCCCCTCCAAGCGTCGTCGCGTCTGA